The region TTTTTGCGAGAGAACGAGGAGTTTTTCTGAAGCACGCCAAAGAGGTAACGAGGTTTATCACTGAGGCCAGACGGGTTTTGCCTCGTCGAGAGGGGGTTTCGAACCACTCGAGTTGCCTAGCGCAGTCAAAGGTTGGCAGGCAGCGCGTGATTTTCAGTTCCAGGCTTTTTGGTCAGAGGAAGTGCTCGAAAGCCGCCTGTTGGAGAGGATGTAACAGTGACATCTCGGGCGCTGCACATGTGGTGAAAATACGATGAGTGTTCGTCAATCTCCCCATGGCATGAGGTGTTAGCCTCATTTTTCTATGGGAGCGAAAATATCGACTGGAACTTATGCAGAAGTTGATAGATTAGCGGCGATGTTGCTTTCGCCGCGAACTGAAGTTTTGTGAATGAGCCTCCATTCATAAGTGTTTCTACCTGCAGTGAACACAATTGCTTAACAAGCTTGGAAATGATCATTACCCACTTGCTTCTGATGGATTGAGTCGAGGGTGTGAGATGGTTTTCTGAAAGTGGGCAATGCTGATTGTTCACTGCCACTTCAAGAGGAGTTTTGTCTGCCGCATGCTCAATGCGGTCGTGCAAATGTTTGAAATAGTTTCCTGGGCGGGGCTAACCATCTCGCAGCCAGCCAGGGAATCATGACGGGCCACATGTCTAACTATCGCGAGACTTTATTATGGTGATGTTGCCTCACACACCGCTGTCTTTCCCGGGTATTTCGTTTCCGACGACGAGTCATTCTGCTTCCTCAACAGTCACTGGCGTCCAAGCGGTGACAGATCATGCTGAATCCCTAGGGATGGTCACAGAGACAGCCCTGAAGGATGTCACAGATAAGCAGGAAACCCGAACTTCCGTCAGGCCCCATCGAGTGGGGAATCGTCTGGTGCGTGTCTATCTGGTTGATGATCATCAGATGATTCTCGATTGTCTTTCAGCTTATCTGACGGCTGACAGTCAGTTTGAAGTCGTCGGAAAAGCGACCAACACTGAACAGGCGCTGCTGGAAATTGCACAGATACAGCCTGATGTCGTGGTCATGGATGTGGAGCTGCCGGGTCGAAGCGTCTTCGATGTGGCCGAAACCTTGCGCACAAAAGCACATAGCGTTCGCGTGATATACCTTTCTGGTTACGCGAGTGATGTGCTTCTATCGAGGGCCCTGAAGCCTGGATGCTTTGGGTATCTGCTCAAGGGAGAGCCAGTCAGCGCTATCCGCCAGGCAATTCTTCGGGCGATTGATGGTGAGATGAGCTTTTCTCCGGAGATCCGGCAGAGGCTGGCACAGGATCCTGTTTCCCGCCGGTTTTCACTCCCGGCAGATACGCCGCTGACAGGCTTGACGGGGCGTCAGTTGGAAGTTCTGCGGCATCTGGCGAATGGCGCCAGCGTGAAAGAGATTGCCCGCCTGATGCATCTTTCACAAAAATCAGTGGACAGCCATAAATACAGAATTATGCACAAGTTGGGAATTCATGACCGGGTGGAACTGGCGCGGTTTGCCATTCGCGAAGGATTGACGAAGCCTTAAGATAACTGCCGGGGTTCTTTCCACTTGAGGGAATTCTGGCCAACACCCAGACTGACTGTTACGTTGAGTTTCATCGCTCAATCAGAGACTCCCACGATTTCGTGAAAACGAAATGGATCGGGAGTTTCACTTTTTCCGGCGGCTGAGAATGGTGTGAAAGCGTTGGGGTGATCAGTGATCCGGGAGCGAAAAACTTCTCGGGTGTCATTTCTTCCCGCTCAGTTGATGAATCTCATTGCCGTCGTTACCTTATAGAGTTCCGCGAAGAAGCGACGGAATATCTAACCCCTCACTGGGTGTATGAAGTTTGTCGTGGTATTCGAAGTTATTTGCGTAAATGCAGTTGAGGATAAGAGTTGTGACGACGGCTATCAAGTCTGCTCCCGACCGGACATCATTTGTCAAGCCCGCTGACGTAGCCCCTAAGTGGTTTGTCGTGGATGCGGAAGGTCAAATTGTCGGGCGTCTGGCAACCCAGATTGCGACAGTATTGATGGGCAAGCACAAGCCTGAGTACACACCCCATGTGGATACCGGCGATTATGTGATTGTCCTGAATGCTGGTAAGGTGCAGTTTACGGGTGGTGGAATGGTGCATCCTGAACACCCGGCCTTCACCACCAAGATGGCCAAGAAGAAATACTGGTGGGTCACAGGTTGGCCTTCGGGTTTGCGAAACATTCCAGCGATTAACCTCTGGGAGAAGAAGCCTGAAGAGATTCTGCGACTGGCCGTTAAGCGCATGCTTCCCAAGACTGCACTGGGACGTCACATGCTCGACAAGCTCAAGCTTGTTGAGGGGGATGTTCATCCTCATCAAGCTCAGAAGCCAGAGGCTTTCCCAGCTCACCTGATGCCATCCAAGGTTGTCTCGTAAATCGAATCGCCAGGTGATGAGGCGGTTCATGCTGCTGGTCGCCTTGACGAATCGCACAAGTTACCATTTCTGATCTCGAAATTTTTGAGAACGTTTCTGATATGTCAGACGAAATCACACTTGCCGATCCTACTGCTCCCGCCTCACCTGCCGGTGTCACCACTGGCTCTGAACTGACGCTCGGAAGCGAAGTGGTTGCTCCTGTTGCTGAAGTTCAGGAAGAGAAGGTTGTTCACCGTCGTGGTCGTATCGACCGGTTTGGCGTGGCGATGGGGACTGGTCGTCGCAAGACATCGGTTGCCCGTGTTCGTCTGAAGCCGGGCTCGGGTTCGATTACGATTAACGACAGAACCTTTGAAAATTACTTCCCTATTGAACGTGACCGCCTGAAGATTGAAGCTCCTCTTCGTGCCTGCGAAAAGTACGGCCAGGTTGACATCTGGGTGCGTGCTGAAGGTGGTGGTTCGACCGGTCAGACGGGTGCTGTGATTCTGGGTATTGCCCGTGCTCTCGACGTGATGTTCCCGAACCTGCATCAAACACTCGCTGATGGTGGCTACCTGACACGAGACAGCCGCATGGTTGAACGTAAGAAGTACGGATTCAAGAAGGCACGCCGCAGCTTCCAGTTCTCGAAGCGTTAATCGGGGAATTTCGAAGCTTGGTTTTGCCTCTTTGAAGAGAGAAATTTGCAGCCCTGGAAGATCTTTGATCGCCAGGGCTTTTTCTTTCAATCTGTCGCTGTTCTGGATGATGGTCCCACATGTTAAGGTGATATGCGACTATCGAACTCGGTACTGACAGTCGATTCCAGCTGGTGAAGTCGTCCATCTGTGGGATCTGAATGACCTGACAGTGAATGTTCGGTGCGCAGAAGAAAGCAAGAACACGTCGAGCAGAAGAGGAGGTCGATCATGTTCAGCGAACTCCTGCAGCCTGATCTGCGACTGATGCTCATGGAAGACGATCAGTACGGACTGCATGAGTTTTGCCTGGCACTTTATCCGGCTGTGGCAGCCGAAGTGTTGCACGGGCTGGTGCCGACCGACGTCTGGCGTGTGCTCAAGGCCTGTGATGTGGAGCGGCAAGCCGAGATTTTTGCGTTTATCGATCCGCCACAGCAATTGGAACTCGTCGATAATGTCGAGCGCGAGCATCTTTCCAAGCTGATTGAAGTGATGTCGGCCGATGACCGTGTCGATCTGCTGGGGCGCATGGATGAAGACCATGTCGAGAGTCTTCTCCCTTTGGTTGCCAAGGCGGAACGCGAAGAAATTCGCAAGATGCTCAGCTATCCGGAGGATTGTGCCGGTGCGATTATGACGACGGAGTATGCGTCGTTACCTGAAGATATTACTGTCCGGGAAGCGCTGGATCGTCTGCGGCAGCAGGCACCGGATAGTGAGACGATTTACTATATATACATCACGGATTCCAATCGTGCGTTGCATGGTGTGATTACGTTACGACAGCTGATTCTGGCGAGGCCGGGCCTGCGACTGGCCGATCTGATGCGTCGGGATGTGGTGGCTGTCAAGGTGAGTGATGATGCGGAAGAAGTGGCTCGCCAACTGGCTCTGTTTGACCTGATTGCCATTCCGGTCGTCGATGAAGAGACCCGGCTGGTGGGCATTATTACCCACGACGATGTGCTCGATCTGGTGCAGGAAGAAGCCAATGAGGATGCTTATCTTCAATCGGCTATCGAACCACTCGAGAACGACTATCTCGAGACGCCAGTCGTCACGATGGCGAAGAAGCGTGGGGTCTGGCTGTTGCTGCTGGCTGCTGTGGGGTTTATCACAGCCAAAGTGAATGAAGGTTTTGAAGGGGTGAGCAGTCGACATGACTGGCTGAGCTGGTTTTTGCCCCTGGTGCTGGCCAGTGGTGGTAATACAGGTTCGCAATCGGCCACTCTCGTGATTCGGGCAATTACCGTGGATCGATCAGCCACCCGACAGAAAATGCGTATTGCCAGTCATGAATTAATGACCGGTTTTCTGCTGGCCAGTGCGATGTCGGCCTTCAGTTTTCTGGCAGTGATGTTTCTCTTTGGCCGCAATCTGCAAGAAGCGATGGTCGTTGCCGGTACCATTGGACTGGTGGTGACGATGGGAACGTTGCTCGGTTCGGCACTCCCGCTGATCTTTGATCGCCTGGGGATGGATCCGGCATTAATGTCCAACCCGCTGATCTCTTCGTTGAGTGATATTCTGGGTGTCGTCATCTACTTCAGCACTGCAATCCTCATCCTTGAAATGCTGTTGTAAGCTCCAGGGGGCGAGGGTTTTTGCTACTTCTCCCGTTCTGACGGGAGAAGGTTGGGATAGGGGCGAGCCGTGATGTATTGGGTGGGGCATTAACGAGCTGATTCATCGCAACATGCTCTTCATCTCTGGCCAAAGAGCAGACGATTGGCGCTCCGGCGGAAGCGTTGGTGACTGTTGAAGATCGATGGAGAAGACCCTCACCCTGCCCTTTCCCACGAAGACGTGGGCGAGGGTTCCAGAGGTGGCTTTGAACTGATTGTCTCTCAGGGAATAACATCGCTGTGTTGGTGGCGAAAACATGCTTGCTCAGAGCCGCAAGCATGGCACACAGAGCGCTTCTATGTTTACAAAATGCATATTTGTTGGGCATGTCCGCGCAACAGAGCGGGATTGGGTAGAGAGGCTTCATCAGGGTGCACCTTGCAGGTGGGATCTTCCCGCCTGTGATTCCGGACCGAAGCTTCTCCCGTGGCTCGATCAGAGCCCATCCTGTGCGATTGACACCTCAAGGTGTCAATGGTGGGAGTACTGCTTGTGGGTACTTCCCCTCGAATTCGAGTGCTACGGTCAGTAGGGAACTGAGTCAGTGACGAACAGACTTTGTGATGCACTGAACGAAAATAGTCGCGAGCTGCATTCGGAAAAATCGACAGCGAATGAAGCTTGAACATAAGACGATTGAGAAATCGGGCTAGCTGGCAGTCATGACGGGCGAAGGTGACTTCGTTGGTCGTGGCTGTCCAGGATGGGCTGTGATTGAGGCTGGAATACGGATGACCCCTGACGACTTGTGAGAGTCGTTGGGGGTTGTTTTTTTTTGGTGGTTGGGAGTTGGTGTTTGGGGGTTGGGGGTTGGAAGAGCATGCTTGCCCAGAGCTGCAAGCATGGCACGAAATGCAAGGCAAGCTGCAACGGAGAAGATGCGAGGGTACCACGAAGGTCACGAAGAGCACGAAGGATAAGGAAGAGAATCAGGGAGGAGGTTTTTGTGGGGTGGGGAGATCGATGAGGTGTGATGCGGAGGGAATGATGGGAGGAGCACTGCTGGCGAGCCAGCAGTGGCACACGGAGAAATGCACACGGAGGAGGCTTGTCGTCGTGGCTGCGCCGACGACCTAGTTCAGCAAAACCGTGGTGGGAAAGTGGATTCACCGAGCTTTCGTTCAGTCGATCATTCACGTGGTCGTTCACTTCATTTTCTCGATCTGCATCACAGATCGGAAACTCGCGCTGTGAGACGAGCTGTTTTTCGGCAGGAGTTGCCAGAAGGCCCGCCGGAGAGTCTGTTTTTTCGGAAAAGTCATCCCCATCAGGAGAATTGGTAAGAACCCTCGTCATTCGCCAGCTCGGCACACGCCGATAAAGAGGATGGTCAATAGTCACGAAAATTATTCCGCGCAGTCGCGTGGAGAGCGGTGGGCCGCAAGGAATTGGCAATGAAGCGCATAGCACGAAAACTGGCGCTGGGAATCACAGGGCTGGCGCTTACCGTCTCCTGGATCGGCTGTGCTCATCAGGGGATACAATCTCCTCTGGCGAGATGGCGGGGAGAATTGTCGCCGAAGACTCAGACCGTTTCCGCCGCGAAAGCTTCGCACGGTGCCAACGCTTCCCCATCAAAGTCGAACGCAGGCCTCTTATCTCGCCTCACGAAGCGTCCCACGAAAACTGCCAAACCCAGTGCCAAGCCCGTCAACGATTCCGCACTCTGGCTGGAGCAGGCGGCTCAGGCTGAAATTGGTGGCCGACTCAAAGAAGCACAAGACCTGTATGCCAAGGTTTGTCAGGCAGAACCCGGTCATGTGCTGGCCTGGCATCGTCTCGCGGTCGTCACCACTCAACTTGATGATTTTCCGACCGCCTGGAGCCACTATCAGGAAGCACTCAAGCTGGCTCCTGACAATGCGGATATCTGGAGTGATGCCGGCTATTGCCTGTTCCGGCAAGGGAGTTACGAGCAGGCCGAAAAGCATGTGCGCGAAGCGATGAAGCAACATCCCGATGAATCTCGCTATATCAATAACCTCGCTCTCATTCGCGGGGTGCAAGGCCATGCGGATGAAGCACTTGGTTTGTTCAAAAAATGCCACGACGAAGCGACCTCTCTGGAGTTTATGGCCCAGATTCATGAGTTGAGGAAAGATCCAGCGGCTGCGAAATCGGCTCGTGATCAGGCCCAGGTGGCTCGTGCGAAAAAGACTTCTCAAACATTGGCTGCGACGACAGGTGGGATTCCAGAAGCCGTCTCCCCAGAGGCTTCAGCCAGTAAGAAAGCTCTGGATTTTCCGACTGAACCCAAAGAGGCAGCTACCGCG is a window of Planctopirus limnophila DSM 3776 DNA encoding:
- a CDS encoding response regulator; translation: MVTETALKDVTDKQETRTSVRPHRVGNRLVRVYLVDDHQMILDCLSAYLTADSQFEVVGKATNTEQALLEIAQIQPDVVVMDVELPGRSVFDVAETLRTKAHSVRVIYLSGYASDVLLSRALKPGCFGYLLKGEPVSAIRQAILRAIDGEMSFSPEIRQRLAQDPVSRRFSLPADTPLTGLTGRQLEVLRHLANGASVKEIARLMHLSQKSVDSHKYRIMHKLGIHDRVELARFAIREGLTKP
- the rplM gene encoding 50S ribosomal protein L13, with translation MQLRIRVVTTAIKSAPDRTSFVKPADVAPKWFVVDAEGQIVGRLATQIATVLMGKHKPEYTPHVDTGDYVIVLNAGKVQFTGGGMVHPEHPAFTTKMAKKKYWWVTGWPSGLRNIPAINLWEKKPEEILRLAVKRMLPKTALGRHMLDKLKLVEGDVHPHQAQKPEAFPAHLMPSKVVS
- the rpsI gene encoding 30S ribosomal protein S9, which gives rise to MSDEITLADPTAPASPAGVTTGSELTLGSEVVAPVAEVQEEKVVHRRGRIDRFGVAMGTGRRKTSVARVRLKPGSGSITINDRTFENYFPIERDRLKIEAPLRACEKYGQVDIWVRAEGGGSTGQTGAVILGIARALDVMFPNLHQTLADGGYLTRDSRMVERKKYGFKKARRSFQFSKR
- the mgtE gene encoding magnesium transporter, which codes for MFSELLQPDLRLMLMEDDQYGLHEFCLALYPAVAAEVLHGLVPTDVWRVLKACDVERQAEIFAFIDPPQQLELVDNVEREHLSKLIEVMSADDRVDLLGRMDEDHVESLLPLVAKAEREEIRKMLSYPEDCAGAIMTTEYASLPEDITVREALDRLRQQAPDSETIYYIYITDSNRALHGVITLRQLILARPGLRLADLMRRDVVAVKVSDDAEEVARQLALFDLIAIPVVDEETRLVGIITHDDVLDLVQEEANEDAYLQSAIEPLENDYLETPVVTMAKKRGVWLLLLAAVGFITAKVNEGFEGVSSRHDWLSWFLPLVLASGGNTGSQSATLVIRAITVDRSATRQKMRIASHELMTGFLLASAMSAFSFLAVMFLFGRNLQEAMVVAGTIGLVVTMGTLLGSALPLIFDRLGMDPALMSNPLISSLSDILGVVIYFSTAILILEMLL